The following coding sequences are from one Ammospiza caudacuta isolate bAmmCau1 chromosome 10, bAmmCau1.pri, whole genome shotgun sequence window:
- the SYNM gene encoding synemin yields the protein MWRRWEAGWDEKRELQELNSRLRVFVTRVRELEEENRFLAQELAELREQELIGLQVPEQELAWLRMQLEELTRAKLEAELERDGLRRELEELRALGAEVLGMRRRLEPELAGQRALLERLRGECVALEELLLELQAEHGHMAERQRREAVEMRELRLNLAALPPPLAGLSLEELEETYEMLLNQSCRETLLRYQEQIQVLQEQEAQRSRENLELLREESRQCRQHLEDLHRQGEELVALRERLEQEMLALQDRHGAELEEYQRIIDALEEEKQFLTMSITDYLRDYQELLQVKAGLILEIETYRALLEGECKPWIIWREEYAGKLPQDLINTLYTNYTDIYSTYQESNRSKTSPAPRITDTRHRMPVTNMSSSAHYSAHSTLSGSHTTTGGRTFGRDLLGSTYRPSTTVTKDERIVTDHKELRTFTPDYSSWRSTEMQHKRIPERKKTEVTTSSTVSFSKESTHAERSDKDHKPDAERSKPGFTRFPAYELITNAKPSKYEETIIETRTTLKDKRGGSKPTDEKASLLKEKDKLDKQTKDEKKKTDEKSFIEETVDFGRKTEQKKYIHEEISQKVIDSDISAARTLKREATKKDATVTSESRSKDVIEIPITIERPVPDKEPQRNKEIRVQGVKTSIGRETDEHATQSAEIRQVRISEAESSVEDQEQIRDGSHKMGALPTESIAENIVADILKSFTHSSSSQMSTDTKVTYFDKKEQEDEGKIKTEFTVQSQVQEDIAISDEGDLGHLSNQDVRKVIREGVEGTPSKEEIEDIVHHGLKGSESGRNVSVNVEIVEEPLDYTIDERSDFSTPFQVEEVEDSFPERERRYGEEEQNVTFTYEDVKKKKPRHESFTHVEEVTEEDDSPIEQKYFVSVPDEHPIINEKDDDSVYGQIHIEEESTIKYSWQDEFLQGTQSKREEGARSPEDTYKVVGEEASAHILKEHPPEGERSHVESIVIEKEIKIPHEFQTSIKGLLSKETKDPKHQLKEALEQLEGSLPESVKEELSALTKDSKVDASNLAFDIKKVDQKEEGGSVTIVAEVNLSQTLNADEFDVDRLGEVITSEKEKATLHSLKKESSDRSSVEVSSQSDKYTPFADQEIYSSSTTRRSGGTGYHTTERVVYDGSVSETADYGEASHSSHSADESKSQRRVKVGPAEVQGFEQVLYEGPGSETLELSASEDLVQREGLSEFSQSVKHFKLGPNEIQTTEQVIFTGPITTVVEEMDSGNLSQKVSTDFSRTTRRVTVGSRQMTEGVSFEGSGLDSVALNSSDGFSQAEGAVDVSRSMRHFRLGPKEVHTEHVIFEGPISGKVEVSSTRDFSQAESSVRQVQMGPQGFMTAEEIIYQGPASEHTEITELEDQTLSGGSRAFRRVKVSPAGTHAEEIIFSGPIAGVVEDLSQIAESSESSSSVKHVKVGSRETAYTFQMDVSNMGGTSAEQQGARLVSINQEPSAGQPQVIVESNQLAGNESTRSGYVLSSFSQDQGEKVVEQSYFDQTVQLQRTVGQRSDTSEEKKVAFVYLDHEEEDDEENDNDGQWF from the exons ATGTGGCGGCGCTGGGAAGCGGGATGGGACGAgaagagggagctgcaggagctcaaCTCCCGCCTGCGGGTCTTCGTGACCCGCGTgcgggagctggaggaggagaaccGCTTTCTGGCGCAGGAGCTGGCGGAGCTGCGGGAGCAGGAGCTGATCGGGCTCCAGGTGCCCGAGCAGGAGCTGGCGTGGCTGCGgatgcagctggaggagctgacCCGGGCGAAGCTGGAAGCGGAGCTGGAGCGGGACGGGCTGCGgcgggagctggaggagctgcggGCGCTGGGCGCGGAGGTGCTGGGGATGCGGCGGCGCCTGGAGCCCGAGTTGGCCGGGCAGCGGGCGCTGCTGGAGCGGCTGCGGGGCGAGTGTGTggccctggaggagctgctgctggagctgcaggccGAGCACGGGCACATGGCGGAGCGGCAGCGGCGGGAGGCTGTGGAGATGCGGGAGCTGCGGCTGAACCTGGCCGCCCTGCCGCCCCCCTTGGCcgggctgagcctggaggagctggaggagaccTACGAGATGCTGCTCAACCAGAGCTGCCGGGAGACCCTGCTGCGCTACCAGGAGCAgatccaggtgctgcaggagcaggaggcgCAGCGCAGCCGGGAGAACCTGGAGCTGCTGCGGGAGGAGAGCCGGCAGTGCCGgcagcacctggaggatctGCACCGCCAGGGCGAGGAGCTGGTCGCGCTGCGGGAGcggctggagcaggagatgctggcCCTGCAGGACCGCCACGGCGCCGAGCTGGAGGAGTACCAG agaATAATTGATGCCCTGGAAGAAGAGAAGCAGTTCCTGACCATGTCCATCACAGATTACCTGAGGGACTACCAAGAACTCCTGCAGGTGAAAGCAGGCCTCATCCTTGAAATTGAAACCTACAG AGCTTTGTTAGAAGGGGAGTGCAAGCCATGGATTATATGGAGAGAAGAGTATGCAGGGAAATTGCCTCAAG ATCTTATAAACACTTTGTATACAAACTACACTGATATTTATTCTACTTATCAAGAAAGTAATAGAAGTAAAACTTCACCAGCTCCCAGGATCACTGACACGAGGCACAGAATGCCAGTGACAAATatgagcagctctgcacatTACTCAGCCCACTCCACACTGTCTGGATCACACACAACAACGGGGGGAAGAActtttggaagggacctgcttGGTTCAACATATCGCCCTTCTACGACTGTCACAAAGGATGAAAGAATTGTAACAGACCACAAAGAGCTAAGAACATTTACTCCAGACTACAGTAGCTGGAGAAGCACTGAAATGCAGCACAAGAGGATtccagaaaggaagaaaacagaagttaCAACTTCATCCACAGTATCTTTTTCAAAAGAATCAACACATGCTGAAAGATCAGACAAGGACCACAAGCCTGATGCTGAAAGAAGTAAACCAGGCTTCACTAGATTTCCAGCTTATGAGCTTATTACCAATGCAAAACCATCTAAATATGAAGAAACTATAATTGAAACTCGGACCACACTAAAAGACAAAAGAGGAGGCAGCAAACCAACCGATGAGAAGGCATCtctgctgaaagaaaaagataagctggataaacaaacaaaggatgagaaaaagaaaactgatgAGAAATCCTTTATAGAAGAAACTGTTGATTTTGGGAGGAAGACTGAGCAGAAAAAATATATCCATGAGGAAATTAGCCAGAAGGTAATAGACAGTGATATTTCTGCTGCAAGAACTTTGAAAAGGGAAGCAACCAAAAAAGATGCAACTGTGACCTCAGAATCAAGAAGCAAAGATGTCATTGAGATACCAATCACCATTGAAAGGCCTGTTCCTGACAAAGAGCctcagagaaataaagaaataaggGTACAAGGTGTTAAAACTTCAATAGGAAGAGAAACAGATGAACATGCAACTCAGTCTGCTGAAATTCGCCAAGTGAGGATTTCAGAAGCAGAGTCCAGTGTGGAAGATCAAGAGCAAATTAGGGATGGGAGCCATAAAATGGGAGCTCTGCCAACTGAAAGCATAGCAGAGAATATTGTTGCTGACATTCTTAAAAGTTTCACACACTCTTCTAGTTCACAGATGTCAACAGACACCAAAGTGACTTATTTTGATAAGAAAGAACAAGAAgatgaagggaaaataaagacTGAGTTCACAGTGCAGTCTCAAGTTCAAGAAGACATAGCCATTTCTGATGAAGGTGACTTAGGACATCTATCAAACCAGGATGTTAGAAAAGTGATTCGAGAGGGTGTTGAGGGAACTCCATCCAAAGAGGAGATAGAAGATATTGTCCATCATGGCCTGAAAGGAAGCGAGAGCGGAAGGAACGTGTCTGTGAATGTGGAGATTGTAGAGGAGCCACTGGATTACACCATTGATGAAAGGAGTGATTTTTCAACGCCTTTCCAAGTAGAAGAAGTGGAAGATTCATTCCCTGAGAGGGAGAGGCGTTATGGTGAGGAGGAACAAAATGTCACCTTCACGTATGAAGATGTCAAAAAGAAGAAACCGCGCCATGAGAGCTTCACTCATGTGGAAGAAGTAACTGAGGAAGATGACTCACCTattgaacagaaatattttgtatcTGTTCCTGATGAGCATCCTATTATTAATGAAAAAGATGATGACTCAGTCTATGGGCAAATTCATATTGAAGAAGAATCAACTATTAAATATTCTTGGCAAGATGAATTTTTGCAAGGCACACAAAGTAAGAGAGAGGAAGGTGCGAGGTCTCCAGAAGATACCTACAAAGTGGTGGGGGAGGAAGCAAGTGCCCATATTTTAAAAGAGCATCCTCCTGAGGGTGAAAGATCCCATGTTGAATCCATTGtcattgaaaaagaaattaaaattcccCATGAATTTCAGACTTCAATAAAAGGGCTTTTATCCAAGGAAACAAAAGATCCTAAACATCAGTTGAAGGAAGCTTTGGAGCAGTTGGAGGGCAGTCTCCCAGAAAGTGTGAAAGAGGAGCTCTCTGCATTAACAAAAGACAGCAAAGTGGATGCTAGTAACTTGGCATTTGATATCAAAAAAGTTGATCAGAAGGAGGAGGGGGGCTCAGTGACCATTGTTGCTGAAGTCAATCTGTCCCAGACCCTTAATGCTGATGAATTTGATGTAGATCGGCTTGGTGAAGTAATCACAAGCGAGAAGGAGAAGGCAACATTACACTCCCTGAAGAAAGAGAGCTCAGATAGGAGCAGTGTGGAAGTTTCTTCCCAGAGTGACAAATACACTCCTTTTGCTGACCAGGAGATCTACAGCTCCTCCACGACGAGGCGCAGTGGTGGCACTGGCTATCACACCACTGAAAGGGTCGTTTATGACGGTTCAGTTTCGGAAACCGCAGATTATGGAGAGGCCTCTCACTCATCACACTCAGCTGATGAGAGCAAGTCCCAGAGGCGTGTCAAGGTTGGCCCAGCAGAAGTCCAGGGCTTTGAGCAGGTCCTGTATGAAGGGCCGGGTTCTGAAACGCTGGAGCTCAGTGCCTCAGAAGATCTCGTTCAGAGAGAGGGGCTGTCAGAATTCAGCCAGTCTGTGAAGCACTTCAAACTGGGCCCCAATGAAATCCAAACCACAGAACAAGTCATTTTTACAGGCCCTATTACTACAGTTGTAGAAGAGATGGATTCTGGAAATCTTTCTCAGAAGGTCTCCACAGACTTCAGCAGGACCACAAGACGTGTCACGGTAGGATCAAGACAAATGACTGAAGGAGTGTCTTTTGAGGGGTCGGGTTTGGACTCTGTGGCACTCAATAGCTCAGATGGCTTTTCCCAGGCTGAAGGGGCTGTGGATGTCAGCAGATCAATGAGGCACTTCAGGCTGGGCCCAAAAGAGGTTCACACTGAGCACGTTATCTTTGAAGGGCCCATCTCTGGTAAAGTGGAGGTCAGCAGCACAAGGGACTTCTCACAGGCAGAAAGTTCAGTCAGACAAGTCCAGATGGGTCCCCAGGGCTTTATGACAGCTGAAGAGATCATCTACCAGGGGCCTGCCTCTGAGCACACAGAAATCACTGAACTGGAAGACCAGACCCTTTCAGGAGGCTCAAGAGCCTTCAGGCGCGTTAAAGTAAGTCCTGCAGGAACTCATGCTGAGGAAATCATCTTCTCAGGACCCATTGCTGGAGTGGTGGAAGATCTTTCACAAATAGCAGAGTcatctgagagcagcagctctgtgaagCATGTTAAAGTAGGCTCCAGGGAAACAGCTTACACTTTCCAAATGGATGTTTCCAATATGGGTGGAACATCTGCAGAACAGCAAGGGGCAAGGCTGGTGTCCATCAACCAAGAGCCTTCTGCTGGTCAGCCACAGGTCATTGTTGAAAGCAACCAGCTTGCAGGAAATGAAAGCACAAGAAGTGGCTAtgttctctccagcttttcCCAAGATCAGGGGGAAAAGGTGGTGGAACAGTCATATTTTGATCAAACTGTGCAGTTGCAAAGAACGGTCGGACAAAGGTCGGATACTTCTGAAGAGAAGAAAGTCGCTTTTGTCTACTTGGACCATGAGGAGGAAGATGATGAGGAGAATGATAATGATGGACAGTGGTTCTGA